In Kineococcus sp. NBC_00420, a single genomic region encodes these proteins:
- the scpB gene encoding SMC-Scp complex subunit ScpB, whose product MTGDVLDEAAQDDGGRRIRGALEAVLMVADEPVQSRALARATGENADEVDLLLRELAGEYAEQGRGFELREVGGGWRMYSRAEHADVVEAFLLDGQTAKLTQAALETLAIVAYRQPVSRARVSAVRGVSVDGVMRTLLTRGLVCEAGVEVSSQATLYRTTEEFLQRMGLDSLEDLPPLAPFLPEEVSMDDLEPRELLAEPIPQSIAEPILEPVPSTPDVRDNGGSEPEAPAAGPEPESAEPQQQEDTP is encoded by the coding sequence GTGACCGGAGATGTGCTCGACGAGGCGGCGCAGGACGACGGGGGTCGCCGGATCCGCGGTGCGCTCGAGGCCGTCCTCATGGTGGCCGACGAACCGGTGCAGTCGCGCGCGCTGGCCCGCGCGACGGGGGAGAACGCCGACGAGGTCGATCTGCTGCTGCGCGAACTGGCGGGGGAGTACGCCGAGCAGGGGCGTGGGTTCGAGCTGCGCGAGGTCGGCGGTGGGTGGCGGATGTACTCCCGGGCCGAGCACGCCGACGTCGTCGAGGCGTTCCTGCTGGACGGGCAGACCGCGAAGCTGACCCAGGCGGCGCTGGAGACGCTGGCGATCGTCGCCTACCGCCAGCCCGTCAGCCGCGCGCGGGTCTCCGCGGTGCGCGGCGTGAGCGTCGACGGGGTGATGCGGACGTTGCTGACCCGTGGGCTGGTCTGCGAGGCGGGGGTCGAGGTGTCCTCGCAGGCGACGCTCTACCGCACGACGGAGGAGTTCCTGCAGCGGATGGGGCTCGACAGCCTCGAGGACCTGCCGCCGCTGGCGCCCTTCCTGCCGGAGGAGGTGTCGATGGACGACCTCGAGCCGCGGGAGCTCCTGGCCGAGCCGATCCCGCAGTCGATCGCCGAGCCGATCCTCGAGCCGGTTCCGAGCACTCCCGATGTGCGCGACAATGGCGGGTCGGAGCCCGAGGCTCCCGCGGCCGGGCCGGAACCGGAATCGGCCGAACCCCAGCAGCAGGAGGACACACCATGA
- the cmk gene encoding (d)CMP kinase translates to MSSSLVVAVDGPSGSGKSSVSRAAARALGVAFLDTGAMYRAVTWAAMRDGIDLGDAVAVATHVRSVTLSMGTDPAAPTVAVVGADGAETDLTEAVRSAEVTGNVSAVASVPDVRHDLVLRQRALIESACVAPLAGRNAGVVAEGRDITTVVAPDADVRILLTADESVRLARRAQQDLGAADEAAVAATRHAVVERDRVDSRTTAFTSAADGVVTLDSTHLDFEGTVAAVLEVVARATTPSGERP, encoded by the coding sequence GTGAGCAGTTCCCTCGTCGTGGCCGTCGACGGCCCCTCCGGCAGCGGCAAGTCCAGCGTGAGCCGGGCCGCGGCCCGTGCGCTCGGCGTGGCGTTCCTGGACACCGGGGCGATGTACCGCGCGGTGACCTGGGCGGCGATGCGGGACGGGATCGACCTGGGCGACGCGGTCGCCGTCGCCACGCACGTGCGCAGCGTCACCCTCTCGATGGGTACGGACCCCGCGGCGCCCACGGTCGCCGTCGTCGGCGCGGACGGAGCCGAGACCGACCTCACCGAGGCCGTGCGCTCCGCCGAGGTCACCGGCAACGTCAGCGCGGTCGCCTCGGTACCCGACGTTCGCCACGACCTGGTCCTGCGTCAGCGCGCGCTCATCGAGTCCGCCTGCGTCGCACCGCTCGCCGGTCGCAACGCGGGGGTCGTGGCCGAGGGCCGCGACATCACCACGGTCGTCGCCCCCGACGCGGACGTGCGGATCCTGCTGACCGCGGACGAGAGCGTGCGCCTGGCCCGCCGTGCGCAGCAGGACCTCGGTGCGGCCGACGAGGCCGCCGTCGCGGCGACCCGCCACGCCGTCGTCGAACGGGACCGCGTGGACTCCCGCACGACGGCCTTCACCTCCGCCGCCGACGGGGTCGTGACGCTCGACTCCACCCACCTCGACTTCGAGGGCACCGTCGCCGCCGTGCTCGAGGTCGTCGCGCGGGCCACCACGCCCTCCGGGGAGCGGCCGTGA
- the aroH gene encoding chorismate mutase: MSVRAVRGAVQVDVDERGEVLSRTRDLVQEVVQANDLTLDDFISVIFTSTADLVSEFPAVAARELGMGDVPLMCARELEIAGSMPRVIRLMAHVETTRARSEMKHVYLNGAQALRRDIAQ, encoded by the coding sequence GTGTCGGTTCGGGCGGTTCGTGGTGCGGTGCAGGTGGACGTCGACGAGCGCGGGGAGGTGCTGTCGCGGACGAGGGACCTCGTCCAGGAGGTCGTCCAGGCCAACGACCTGACCCTCGACGACTTCATCAGCGTGATCTTCACCTCCACCGCCGACCTGGTCTCGGAGTTCCCCGCCGTCGCGGCGCGGGAGCTCGGGATGGGTGACGTGCCGCTGATGTGCGCGCGCGAGCTCGAGATCGCCGGGTCCATGCCCCGGGTGATCCGCCTGATGGCCCATGTCGAGACCACACGGGCCCGCAGCGAGATGAAGCACGTCTACCTCAACGGTGCGCAGGCCCTGCGGCGCGACATCGCGCAGTGA
- a CDS encoding prephenate dehydrogenase, with amino-acid sequence MTLDAAAPARTRGTVRVVGTGLLGTSAALALTLRGVDVVLVDPSPTAVALARDLGAGRFPAAGDDPALVLVAAPPDVVAEVVAAELAAFPRAVVTDVASVKGGPLASLTAAGADLRRYVGSHPMAGRERSGAVSARTDLFAGRPWVIAATGVTDPVAVRAVRDLAMDCGGVPVTMAAAEHDAAVAVVSHAPQVAASLVAARLREASETAVGLAGQGLRDVTRIAGSDPTLWAQILAGNAAPVADVLEDLRRDLDDVVGALRALALDPTAPGARGRLARVIADGGSGRDRIPGKHGSAPTAYTTVVVVVPDRPGALGRLLTEVGEAGVNLEDLRLEHSEGQAVALASIDVLPASADPLTEALRARGWTVPR; translated from the coding sequence GTGACGCTCGACGCGGCCGCACCGGCCCGCACCCGGGGGACGGTGCGCGTGGTCGGCACCGGCCTGCTGGGCACCTCGGCCGCCCTCGCGCTGACCCTGCGCGGGGTGGACGTGGTCCTCGTCGACCCCTCGCCGACGGCGGTCGCGCTGGCCCGTGACCTGGGTGCCGGTCGCTTCCCCGCGGCGGGCGACGACCCGGCCCTGGTGCTCGTGGCCGCACCGCCCGACGTCGTCGCGGAGGTCGTCGCGGCCGAGCTCGCGGCGTTCCCGCGAGCCGTCGTCACCGACGTCGCCAGCGTCAAGGGCGGACCCCTGGCCAGCCTCACCGCCGCGGGTGCGGACCTGCGTCGCTACGTCGGCAGCCACCCGATGGCGGGGCGGGAACGCTCCGGTGCGGTGTCCGCGCGGACGGACCTGTTCGCCGGTCGGCCCTGGGTGATCGCCGCGACCGGGGTCACCGACCCCGTCGCGGTGCGAGCCGTCCGCGACCTCGCGATGGACTGCGGCGGGGTGCCCGTGACGATGGCCGCGGCCGAGCACGACGCGGCCGTGGCCGTCGTCTCGCACGCCCCGCAGGTCGCCGCGAGTCTCGTCGCCGCCCGCCTGCGCGAGGCCTCCGAGACCGCCGTCGGGCTCGCCGGTCAGGGGTTGCGCGACGTCACCCGGATCGCCGGCAGCGACCCCACGTTGTGGGCGCAGATCCTGGCCGGCAACGCCGCCCCCGTGGCCGACGTGCTCGAGGACCTGCGCCGCGACCTCGACGACGTCGTCGGCGCGTTGCGGGCGCTCGCCCTCGACCCGACGGCTCCCGGCGCCCGCGGTCGCCTGGCCCGGGTGATCGCCGACGGGGGGTCCGGGCGCGACCGGATCCCGGGCAAGCACGGCAGTGCGCCGACGGCCTACACCACCGTCGTCGTGGTCGTCCCCGACCGGCCGGGGGCGTTGGGACGGTTGCTGACGGAGGTCGGCGAGGCGGGCGTGAACCTCGAGGACCTGCGGCTGGAGCACTCCGAGGGGCAGGCCGTGGCGCTGGCCTCCATCGACGTCCTCCCCGCGTCCGCCGACCCGCTCACCGAGGCCCTGCGGGCGCGCGGGTGGACGGTTCCCCGCTGA
- a CDS encoding pseudouridine synthase, with product MSPKAPRSSGGRGQGRPQRSDRPSTGGRPSGKSGGRPQQGGPKGTGGKAAPGARRGSAKRMTDNVKPAPQPPRRGPGPVRAHPGTDVHDPEGVRLQKVLAQAGAGSRRACEEMITAGRVTVDGEVVTELGVRIDPTRQVVHVDGMRFSIDDELVYIMVNKPKGVVSTMYDEDGRLNLADMVGPREERLFHVGRLDLETEGLILLTNDGALTHRLQHPSFGVQKTYLAEVRGPVKRDLGRNLRAGIELDDGPVQVDSFKLVDSKPGYALVEVILHEGRKHIVRRLLEAEGYPVLKLVRVQMGPIVLGDLKPGKNRRLTRGEVQQLMAVAGL from the coding sequence ATGAGCCCGAAGGCGCCCCGCAGCAGCGGTGGCCGAGGGCAGGGCCGCCCCCAGAGGTCGGACCGCCCCAGCACCGGAGGTCGTCCCTCCGGCAAGAGCGGCGGCCGGCCCCAGCAGGGCGGGCCGAAGGGGACCGGCGGGAAGGCCGCACCCGGCGCCCGCCGCGGTTCCGCGAAGCGGATGACGGACAACGTCAAGCCGGCGCCGCAGCCGCCGCGTCGCGGTCCGGGCCCGGTCAGGGCCCACCCCGGCACGGACGTCCACGACCCCGAGGGCGTGCGTCTGCAGAAGGTCCTCGCCCAGGCCGGGGCCGGGTCCCGTCGCGCCTGCGAGGAGATGATCACCGCGGGCCGCGTCACCGTCGACGGTGAGGTCGTCACCGAGCTCGGGGTCCGCATCGACCCGACGCGCCAGGTCGTGCACGTGGACGGCATGCGCTTCTCCATCGACGACGAGCTCGTCTACATCATGGTGAACAAGCCCAAGGGCGTCGTCTCCACCATGTACGACGAGGACGGCCGGCTGAACCTGGCCGACATGGTCGGTCCGCGCGAGGAACGGCTGTTCCACGTCGGCCGCCTCGACCTCGAGACCGAGGGCCTGATCCTGCTGACCAACGACGGGGCGCTGACCCACCGGTTGCAGCACCCCTCGTTCGGGGTGCAGAAGACCTACCTCGCCGAGGTCCGCGGTCCCGTCAAGCGTGACCTCGGGCGCAACCTGCGCGCCGGGATCGAGCTCGACGACGGCCCGGTGCAGGTCGACTCGTTCAAGCTGGTCGACTCCAAGCCGGGCTACGCCCTGGTCGAGGTGATCCTGCACGAGGGTCGCAAGCACATCGTGCGTCGTCTGCTGGAGGCCGAGGGCTACCCCGTCCTGAAGCTGGTGCGCGTGCAGATGGGCCCGATCGTCCTGGGTGACCTCAAGCCGGGCAAGAACCGCCGCCTGACCCGCGGCGAGGTCCAGCAGCTCATGGCGGTCGCGGGGCTGTGA